From the genome of Papaver somniferum cultivar HN1 chromosome 2, ASM357369v1, whole genome shotgun sequence, one region includes:
- the LOC113352705 gene encoding uncharacterized protein LOC113352705 — protein MADPVQNSTNSDGNLLIAPPETPEFVRAKLVLPSLSIMELQRLRDDTHYEIDQRKDEEKAEKQAKTPRYESATESDSKALNGGEYEVEEVNTSDLDSDAAEDKRRMKSYHDGKTRSRFEYELSNPKIFARTMSEGEPVGVRISRRMADLDAETTEEEREEGDEDSDDESSSIGTSPASSDSDSENYGEEGLDTDEEDWW, from the exons ATGGCTGATCCTGTCCAGAATTCAACCAATTCGGATGGAAATCTTTTAATTGCACCACCAGAAACACCTGAATTTGTACGAGCCAAATTGGTTCTCCCTTCTTTAAGTATAATGGAATTGCAGCGATTGAGAGATGACACACATTATGAAATTGATC AACGGAAGGATGAAGAGAAGGCTGAGAAGCAAGCCAAGACCCCAAGGTATGAAAGTGCAACAGAAAGTGATTCCAAGGCTTTAAATGGAGGGGAGTATGAAGTGGAGGAGGTAAACACCAGTGACCTTGATTCAGATGCTGCAGAGGATAAGAGAAGGATGAAATCTTATCATGATGGGAAGACGAGAAGTCGGTTTGAATATGAACTTTCCAATCCCAAGATTTTTGCACGTACCATGAGTGAGGGTGAGCCTGTTGGGGTAAGGATAAGCCGACGAATGGCTGATCTCGATGCTGAGACAACTGAGGAAGAAAGGGAGGAAggggatgaggatagtgatgatgaatcatCTTCCATTGGGACTTCTCCTGCATCATCTGACAGTGATAGTGAGAACTATGGTGAAGAGGGACTAGATACTGATGAAGAAGATTGGTGGTAA